The Rhinolophus ferrumequinum isolate MPI-CBG mRhiFer1 chromosome 6, mRhiFer1_v1.p, whole genome shotgun sequence genome has a window encoding:
- the RTRAF gene encoding RNA transcription, translation and transport factor protein, whose product MFRRKLTALDYHNPTGFNCKDETEFRNFIVWLEDQKIRHYKIEDRGNLRNIHSSDWPKFFEKYLRDVNCPFKIQERQEAIDWLLGLAVRLEYGDNAEKYKDLVPDNTKNADNAAKNAEPLINLDVSNPDFKAGVMALANLLQIQRHDDYLVMLKAIRILVQERLTQDAVAKANQTKEGLPVALDKHILGFDTGDAVLNEAAQILRLLHIEELRELQTKINEAIVAVQAIIADPKTDHRLGKVGR is encoded by the exons ATGTTCCGACGTAAGCTGACGGCCCTCGACTACCACAACCCTACTGGCTTTAACTGCAAAG ATGAAACAGAATTTAGAAACTTTATTGTTTGGCTTGAAGACCAGAAAATCAGACACTACAAGATTGAAGACAGAGGTAATTTAAGAAACATACACAGCAGTGACTGGCCcaagttctttgaaaag tATCTCAGAGATGTTAATTGTCCATTCAAGATTCAAGAGAGACAAGAAGCAATTGACTGGCTTCTTGGTTTAGCTGTTAGACTTGAATATGGAGATAATG CTGAAAAATACAAGGACCTGGTACCTGATAATACAAAAAATGCTGACAATGCAGCTAAAAATGCAGAGCCATTGATCAATTTGGATG tAAGTAATCCTGATTTTAAGGCTGGTGTAATGGCTTTGGCTAACCTTCTTCAGATTCAGCGTCATGATGATTACCTGGTAATGCTTAAG GCAATTCGCATTTTGGTCCAGGAGCGCCTGACACAGGATGCAGTTGCTAAAGCAAATCAAACAAaagag ggctTGCCTGTTGCTTTAGACAAGCATATTCTTGGTTTTGACACAGGAG ATGCAGTTCTTAATGAAGCTGCTCAAATTCTGCGATTGCTGCATATAGAAGAACTCAGAGAGCTACAGACAAAAATTAATGAAGCCATAGTAGCTGTTCAGGCAATTATTGCCGATCCAAAGACAGACCACAGACTGGGGAAAGTTGGAAGATGA